One Oncorhynchus kisutch isolate 150728-3 linkage group LG13, Okis_V2, whole genome shotgun sequence DNA window includes the following coding sequences:
- the kiaa1614 gene encoding uncharacterized protein KIAA1614 homolog isoform X1, which yields MEKVAMADSFLPMPCVPQRAKPQTLQPGMEDQPSSSPSPEPATSTPTPTSPSPCPLSQLLFQQQPGPPGSAVSALQSKVKALSERNKAAGREAFKAGMDKKAFPVSSSLFGPVLVSWGSSSSDEDAESQGSTLHPVVPDSLMEGVGTGGLDFSLLVLPHEQGEGSSLENLSDVNANSSPLADNVSASNAAKPCVSPKGFWKATRPETLLLNGDAPPVPDRSLAGAPGGQQRKARAHGGVGRELLRRDSLEGLRRCMGELGPQGPMGGLWRADSLESLCSSGSAMSLAERVEMNRGVLKQMLNKSQGSEPVSLSPLLSEASALCSLEREQRAEEVTQCNGRGSIALNDSDWDSGISLQDSEHSQRAFVSSEDLPLSPRHEQAKRLLERARMKARSFPLKADHTILPVQRDNPEQLSTAGASLHRALLAGKDSQSVSSATVPAVTSFSGNLSDSSSSDSACGPRRRSGQSPTRVRFEDESEKDAEVRYLERLRQRRRAGERAQGLLISKPNLSSYVNGRRDTDPGTVTVIERGHKKAHRAQEGQLNSGSHFKSVVAQEEALNRQCNSCGTFLEGGVLNPGLHPNLSPLNLNLHQNPSPPIGQNYPVNREGEEKVLMPCWVAPSEPSRTVRTELIKETYIGKVTPGDVADSEGMGLGSAGETDSSSGGGGGGGSVRVSTMKVKRRSRRGELLGINGQGAPITMTPTPPAPRPNHSLAPMSSTNGIVVVPPNPYPIEQPESKVVGFPTHSPALPDEPTNSPPCLKGTPFPPSPTPIKSALKSGPKSRPNGQRVVKHVPSPQYRLLPQNSLGDQGRGAAPSPQNKHSVGANFVEYGSSLGLTSSTDTMMPCIRPASLLKTSPSPARTAVEKMGDPASPEVEQHHPGMEELCPEGTSIITPPPYRSGGDVRVRGPMRAEHQREDSPSPTQRVRAETEQREGRSKLSLRRFFSAIGLNGVGKLGKGRSSSMEQLSFQPRGLPSASPGPTSNPGPSLGTPKGPDPSQLRKAPSLQSLRMGSPFMQLRKSSSVQNLQSSKKKDRSSAYTPGDQPSSPALSRGFQRALSVEDVGCPSGVRSVGRVAQAFPDGTLLLELSRPPDGPFGFLISRGKGRPDSGVYVEEMGDSSTEKLYAGLLGVGDELLEVNGEKVAGLSLDLVTCLMTQDNIASIRVLRHRRLPPPR from the exons ATGGAGAAAGTAGCCATGGCAGACTCCTTTCTCCCCATGCCCTGTGTGCCACAGAGAGCCAAGCCCCAGACCCTGCAACCTGGCATGGAAGACCAACCCTCCTCCAGCCCCAGCCCGGAGCCTGCCACCTCAACCCCTACCCCCACCTCGCCCTCCCCTTGCCCCCTTAGCCAGCTCCTGTTCCAGCAGCAGCCCGGGCCCCCGGGCTCAGCTGTGTCGGCCCTGCAGTCCAAGGTCAAGGCCCTGTCTGAACGcaacaaggctgcagggagggagGCTTTCAAGGCAGGCATGGATAAGAAGGCCTTTCCTGTGTCCTCTTCCCTATTCGGTCCTGTCCTGGTGAGCTGGGGCTCAAGTAGTAGCGACGAAGATGCAGAGTCCCAGGGTTCCACGCTCCACCCAGTGGTGCCAGACAGCCTGATGGAGGGGGTGGGGACGGGTGGGTTGGACTTCAGCCTGCTTGTGCTCCCACATGAACAGGGTGAGGGCTCCAGCCTGGAGAACCTGTCTGATGTTAACGCCAACTCTAGTCCCCTGGCGGATAATGTTAGCGCTTCTAATGCGGCTAAACCCTGCGTCTCTCCCAAGGGGTTCTGGAAGGCCACCAGGCCTGAAACGCTACTGCTGAACGGAGACGCGCCTCCGGTCCCAGACAGGTCTTTGGCCGGGGCCCCTGGGGGCCAGCAGAGGAAAGCCAGGGCCCACGGCGGGGTGGGCAGGGAGCTGCTACGCCGTGACAGCCTGGAGGGTCTGAGGCGGTGTATGGGCGAACTGGGTCCCCAGGGGCCAATGGGGGGCCTGTGGAGGGCTGACAGCCTGGAGAGTCTGTGCAGCAGTGGGAGTGCCATGTCTctagcagagagagtggagaTGAATCGGGGCGTCCTCAAGCAGATGCTGAACAAGAGCCAGGGATCAGAGCCAGTGAgcctcagccctctgctctctgAAGCCTCGGCCCTCTGCTCTCTGGAGAGGGAGCAGAGGGCCGAGGAGGTGACCCAGTGCAATGGGAGAG GTTCCATTGCGCTGAATGACAGTGACTGGGATTCAGGAATCTCCCTCCAAGACAGCGAGCACAGCCAAAG GGCCTTTGTGTCCAGCGAGGACCTGCCGCTGAGTCCGCGCCATGAGCAGGCCAAGCGGCTCCTGGAGAGAGCCCGTATGAAGGCCCGTTCCTTCCCACTCAAGGCCGACCACACCATCCTACCCGTCCAGAGGGACAACCC GGAGCAGCTGTCGACGGCTGGAGCTTCCTTGCACCGGGCTCTGCTGGCGGGGAAGGACAGCCAGTCGGTGTCGTCGGCGACGGTTCCTGCAGTTACCTCGTTCTCGGGAAACCTCAGTGACTCCTCCAGCAGCGACTCGGCCTGTGGCCCCCGCCGACGTTCCGGCCAATCACCGACGCGGGTCCGCTTCGAGGACGAGTCGGAGAAAGACGCGGAGGTGCGCTACTTGGAGAGGCTCCGCCAGAGAAGGAGGGCGGGTGAGAGGGCCCAGGGTCTTCTTATATCCAAGCCCAATCTCTCTTCCTATGTCAATGGGCGGAGGGACACTGATCCAGGAACTGTAACAGTGATCGAGCGAGGGCACAAGAAGGCCCACAGGGCACAGGAAGGCCAATTAAACAGTGGCAGCCATTTCAAATCTGTGGTGGCACAAGAGGAGGCGCTTAACAGGCAGTGCAACTCGTGCGGGACGTTCCTTGAAGGAGGGGTCCTGAACCCAGGCCTCCATCCGAACCTTTCACCCCTGAACCTGAACCTCCATCAGAACCCTTCACCCCCAATAGGGCAGAACTAtccggtgaacagagagggggaggagaaggtgcTGATGCCTTGCTGGGTGGCTCCCAGCGAGCCCAGCCGGACAGTTCGTACCGAGCTGATCAAGGAGACATACATTGGGAAGGTAACCCCTGGCGATGTGGCAGATAGCGAAGGGATGGGCCTCGGCTCGGCGGGAGAGACGGACAgcagcagtggtggtggtggaggtggtgggagTGTTCGAGTGTCGACAATGAaggtgaagaggaggagtaggagaggtgAGCTTTTGGGCATCAATGGGCAAGGAGCACCCATCACGATGACACCAACGCCACCAGCACCCAGGCCCAATCACAGCTTGGCACCGATGAGCTCAACCAATGGTATTGTGGTGGTGCCACCCAACCCGTACCCCATTGAGCAACCAGAGTCAAAGGTGGTGGGTTTTCCCACTCACTCCCCTGCGCTCCCAGATGAACCCACAAACAGTCCCCCGTGCCTCAAGGGCACCCCCTTTCCCCCTTCCCCAACGCCCATCAAATCAGCTCTGAAATCGGGACCCAAGAGCCGACCCAATGGCCAGCGAGTGGTCAAACACGTGCCTTCACCACAGTACCGCCTTTTGCCCCAGAACTCCTTGGGGGACCAAGGGAGAGGGGCAGCACCTAGCCCTCAGAACAAGCACTCTGTCGGCGCGAACTTCGTGGAGTATGGTTCCTCTTTGGGGCTGACTTCAAGCACCGACACAATGATGCCCTGTATCAGGCCTGCCTCCCTGCTGAAGACCTCCCCATCGCCAGCTAGGACAGCAGTAGAGAAGATGGGGGACCCTGCGTCACCAG AAGTGGAGCAGCATCATCCAGGGATGGAAGAGCTCTGTCCTGAAGGAACCAGCATCATTACCCCGCCCCCGTACCGCTCTGGGGGTGATGTACGGGTCAGGGGACCAATGAGAGCAGAGCATCAAAGGGAGGACAGCCCCAGTCCAACTCA GAGGGTAAGGGCAGAGACAGAGCAGCGGGAGGGCAGATCCAAGCTCTCTCTGCGTCGTTTCTTCTCCGCCATCGGCCTAAATGGAGTGGGGAAGCTGGGTAAAGGGCGCTCCAGTAGCATGGAGCAGCTTAGCTTCCAGCCCCGTGGCCTCCCCTCGGCCTCTCCTGGCCCCACCTCCAACCCCGGTCCCAGCCTCGGCACCCCCAAGGGCCCAGACCCCAGCCAGCTGAGGAAAGCACCTTCGCTCCAATCCCTACGCATG GGGTCACCCTTTATGCAGCTGAGGAAATCGTCATCAGTCCAGAATTTACAGTCGTCAAAGAAGAAAGATCGCTCCAGTGCGTACACACCTGGAGACCAACCCAGCAGCCCTGCTCTCAG TAGGGGATTTCAGAGGGCTCTGAGTGTGGAGGATGTGGGCTGCCCTAGCGGGGTGCGCTCTGTGGGGAGGGTGGCCCAAGCCTTCCCTGATGGGACCCTTCTGCTGGAGCTTAGCAGACCCCCCGACGGCCCATTCGGCTTCCTCATCTCCCGGGGCAAAGGACGACCAGACTCGG GTGTGTACGTGGAGGAGATGGGCGACAGCAGCACAGAGAAGCTGTATGCGGGGCTGTTGGGAGTGGGAGACGAGCTGCTGGAGGTGAACGGTGAGaaggtggctggtctcagtcTGGACTTGGTGACTTGCCTAATGACCCAGGACAACATAGCCTCTATCCGCGTGCTCCGACACAGGAGACTCCCCCCTCCTCGCTAG
- the kiaa1614 gene encoding uncharacterized protein KIAA1614 homolog isoform X2, giving the protein MEKVAMADSFLPMPCVPQRAKPQTLQPGMEDQPSSSPSPEPATSTPTPTSPSPCPLSQLLFQQQPGPPGSAVSALQSKVKALSERNKAAGREAFKAGMDKKAFPVSSSLFGPVLVSWGSSSSDEDAESQGSTLHPVVPDSLMEGVGTGGLDFSLLVLPHEQGEGSSLENLSDVNANSSPLADNVSASNAAKPCVSPKGFWKATRPETLLLNGDAPPVPDRSLAGAPGGQQRKARAHGGVGRELLRRDSLEGLRRCMGELGPQGPMGGLWRADSLESLCSSGSAMSLAERVEMNRGVLKQMLNKSQGSEPVSLSPLLSEASALCSLEREQRAEEVTQCNGRGSIALNDSDWDSGISLQDSEHSQRAFVSSEDLPLSPRHEQAKRLLERARMKARSFPLKADHTILPVQRDNPEQLSTAGASLHRALLAGKDSQSVSSATVPAVTSFSGNLSDSSSSDSACGPRRRSGQSPTRVRFEDESEKDAEVRYLERLRQRRRAGERAQGLLISKPNLSSYVNGRRDTDPGTVTVIERGHKKAHRAQEGQLNSGSHFKSVVAQEEALNRQCNSCGTFLEGGVLNPGLHPNLSPLNLNLHQNPSPPIGQNYPVNREGEEKVLMPCWVAPSEPSRTVRTELIKETYIGKVTPGDVADSEGMGLGSAGETDSSSGGGGGGGSVRVSTMKVKRRSRRGELLGINGQGAPITMTPTPPAPRPNHSLAPMSSTNGIVVVPPNPYPIEQPESKVVGFPTHSPALPDEPTNSPPCLKGTPFPPSPTPIKSALKSGPKSRPNGQRVVKHVPSPQYRLLPQNSLGDQGRGAAPSPQNKHSVGANFVEYGSSLGLTSSTDTMMPCIRPASLLKTSPSPARTAVEKMGDPASPEVEQHHPGMEELCPEGTSIITPPPYRSGGDVRVRGPMRAEHQREDSPSPTQRVRAETEQREGRSKLSLRRFFSAIGLNGVGKLGKGRSSSMEQLSFQPRGLPSASPGPTSNPGPSLGTPKGPDPSQLRKAPSLQSLRMGSPFMQLRKSSSVQNLQSSKKKDRSSAYTPGDQPSSPALRGFQRALSVEDVGCPSGVRSVGRVAQAFPDGTLLLELSRPPDGPFGFLISRGKGRPDSGVYVEEMGDSSTEKLYAGLLGVGDELLEVNGEKVAGLSLDLVTCLMTQDNIASIRVLRHRRLPPPR; this is encoded by the exons ATGGAGAAAGTAGCCATGGCAGACTCCTTTCTCCCCATGCCCTGTGTGCCACAGAGAGCCAAGCCCCAGACCCTGCAACCTGGCATGGAAGACCAACCCTCCTCCAGCCCCAGCCCGGAGCCTGCCACCTCAACCCCTACCCCCACCTCGCCCTCCCCTTGCCCCCTTAGCCAGCTCCTGTTCCAGCAGCAGCCCGGGCCCCCGGGCTCAGCTGTGTCGGCCCTGCAGTCCAAGGTCAAGGCCCTGTCTGAACGcaacaaggctgcagggagggagGCTTTCAAGGCAGGCATGGATAAGAAGGCCTTTCCTGTGTCCTCTTCCCTATTCGGTCCTGTCCTGGTGAGCTGGGGCTCAAGTAGTAGCGACGAAGATGCAGAGTCCCAGGGTTCCACGCTCCACCCAGTGGTGCCAGACAGCCTGATGGAGGGGGTGGGGACGGGTGGGTTGGACTTCAGCCTGCTTGTGCTCCCACATGAACAGGGTGAGGGCTCCAGCCTGGAGAACCTGTCTGATGTTAACGCCAACTCTAGTCCCCTGGCGGATAATGTTAGCGCTTCTAATGCGGCTAAACCCTGCGTCTCTCCCAAGGGGTTCTGGAAGGCCACCAGGCCTGAAACGCTACTGCTGAACGGAGACGCGCCTCCGGTCCCAGACAGGTCTTTGGCCGGGGCCCCTGGGGGCCAGCAGAGGAAAGCCAGGGCCCACGGCGGGGTGGGCAGGGAGCTGCTACGCCGTGACAGCCTGGAGGGTCTGAGGCGGTGTATGGGCGAACTGGGTCCCCAGGGGCCAATGGGGGGCCTGTGGAGGGCTGACAGCCTGGAGAGTCTGTGCAGCAGTGGGAGTGCCATGTCTctagcagagagagtggagaTGAATCGGGGCGTCCTCAAGCAGATGCTGAACAAGAGCCAGGGATCAGAGCCAGTGAgcctcagccctctgctctctgAAGCCTCGGCCCTCTGCTCTCTGGAGAGGGAGCAGAGGGCCGAGGAGGTGACCCAGTGCAATGGGAGAG GTTCCATTGCGCTGAATGACAGTGACTGGGATTCAGGAATCTCCCTCCAAGACAGCGAGCACAGCCAAAG GGCCTTTGTGTCCAGCGAGGACCTGCCGCTGAGTCCGCGCCATGAGCAGGCCAAGCGGCTCCTGGAGAGAGCCCGTATGAAGGCCCGTTCCTTCCCACTCAAGGCCGACCACACCATCCTACCCGTCCAGAGGGACAACCC GGAGCAGCTGTCGACGGCTGGAGCTTCCTTGCACCGGGCTCTGCTGGCGGGGAAGGACAGCCAGTCGGTGTCGTCGGCGACGGTTCCTGCAGTTACCTCGTTCTCGGGAAACCTCAGTGACTCCTCCAGCAGCGACTCGGCCTGTGGCCCCCGCCGACGTTCCGGCCAATCACCGACGCGGGTCCGCTTCGAGGACGAGTCGGAGAAAGACGCGGAGGTGCGCTACTTGGAGAGGCTCCGCCAGAGAAGGAGGGCGGGTGAGAGGGCCCAGGGTCTTCTTATATCCAAGCCCAATCTCTCTTCCTATGTCAATGGGCGGAGGGACACTGATCCAGGAACTGTAACAGTGATCGAGCGAGGGCACAAGAAGGCCCACAGGGCACAGGAAGGCCAATTAAACAGTGGCAGCCATTTCAAATCTGTGGTGGCACAAGAGGAGGCGCTTAACAGGCAGTGCAACTCGTGCGGGACGTTCCTTGAAGGAGGGGTCCTGAACCCAGGCCTCCATCCGAACCTTTCACCCCTGAACCTGAACCTCCATCAGAACCCTTCACCCCCAATAGGGCAGAACTAtccggtgaacagagagggggaggagaaggtgcTGATGCCTTGCTGGGTGGCTCCCAGCGAGCCCAGCCGGACAGTTCGTACCGAGCTGATCAAGGAGACATACATTGGGAAGGTAACCCCTGGCGATGTGGCAGATAGCGAAGGGATGGGCCTCGGCTCGGCGGGAGAGACGGACAgcagcagtggtggtggtggaggtggtgggagTGTTCGAGTGTCGACAATGAaggtgaagaggaggagtaggagaggtgAGCTTTTGGGCATCAATGGGCAAGGAGCACCCATCACGATGACACCAACGCCACCAGCACCCAGGCCCAATCACAGCTTGGCACCGATGAGCTCAACCAATGGTATTGTGGTGGTGCCACCCAACCCGTACCCCATTGAGCAACCAGAGTCAAAGGTGGTGGGTTTTCCCACTCACTCCCCTGCGCTCCCAGATGAACCCACAAACAGTCCCCCGTGCCTCAAGGGCACCCCCTTTCCCCCTTCCCCAACGCCCATCAAATCAGCTCTGAAATCGGGACCCAAGAGCCGACCCAATGGCCAGCGAGTGGTCAAACACGTGCCTTCACCACAGTACCGCCTTTTGCCCCAGAACTCCTTGGGGGACCAAGGGAGAGGGGCAGCACCTAGCCCTCAGAACAAGCACTCTGTCGGCGCGAACTTCGTGGAGTATGGTTCCTCTTTGGGGCTGACTTCAAGCACCGACACAATGATGCCCTGTATCAGGCCTGCCTCCCTGCTGAAGACCTCCCCATCGCCAGCTAGGACAGCAGTAGAGAAGATGGGGGACCCTGCGTCACCAG AAGTGGAGCAGCATCATCCAGGGATGGAAGAGCTCTGTCCTGAAGGAACCAGCATCATTACCCCGCCCCCGTACCGCTCTGGGGGTGATGTACGGGTCAGGGGACCAATGAGAGCAGAGCATCAAAGGGAGGACAGCCCCAGTCCAACTCA GAGGGTAAGGGCAGAGACAGAGCAGCGGGAGGGCAGATCCAAGCTCTCTCTGCGTCGTTTCTTCTCCGCCATCGGCCTAAATGGAGTGGGGAAGCTGGGTAAAGGGCGCTCCAGTAGCATGGAGCAGCTTAGCTTCCAGCCCCGTGGCCTCCCCTCGGCCTCTCCTGGCCCCACCTCCAACCCCGGTCCCAGCCTCGGCACCCCCAAGGGCCCAGACCCCAGCCAGCTGAGGAAAGCACCTTCGCTCCAATCCCTACGCATG GGGTCACCCTTTATGCAGCTGAGGAAATCGTCATCAGTCCAGAATTTACAGTCGTCAAAGAAGAAAGATCGCTCCAGTGCGTACACACCTGGAGACCAACCCAGCAGCCCTGCTCTCAG GGGATTTCAGAGGGCTCTGAGTGTGGAGGATGTGGGCTGCCCTAGCGGGGTGCGCTCTGTGGGGAGGGTGGCCCAAGCCTTCCCTGATGGGACCCTTCTGCTGGAGCTTAGCAGACCCCCCGACGGCCCATTCGGCTTCCTCATCTCCCGGGGCAAAGGACGACCAGACTCGG GTGTGTACGTGGAGGAGATGGGCGACAGCAGCACAGAGAAGCTGTATGCGGGGCTGTTGGGAGTGGGAGACGAGCTGCTGGAGGTGAACGGTGAGaaggtggctggtctcagtcTGGACTTGGTGACTTGCCTAATGACCCAGGACAACATAGCCTCTATCCGCGTGCTCCGACACAGGAGACTCCCCCCTCCTCGCTAG